The Cherax quadricarinatus isolate ZL_2023a chromosome 35, ASM3850222v1, whole genome shotgun sequence genomic sequence GAGATGATTTTTGTGCACCATTTTATTGGCCAGACTGCGTTAACTGCGACTGGCTGGCTTAAATCTTTAGTGGTACTGCTGAAAATATTATTAGGAAACAATGGTTGAAGGCACTGGCACCGTTATGGACGCTTTGAAAGCTTGGCTAGGACTTTGGTCCCGATCCAACATGTCTCTCGTGTACAATACTATTGACTTCACTAGAGTACAGTAAGTCTATGTTGGACAGATAATTCTGTCTTTCGTTGTAAACacgaaagaatatatatatatatttatttcaatGTATATAAAAATCAACACTCGTTGCAGTACTCCCAGACTCCCTGCCTATAGCAGAAAGCTACTGGAACCAATCCACGTGTGGGAGAGACCGCAATCTGACAAAAGGTGATCAGTTTCCTCAGTCATGCTGGAAAAGTCGAAATGGGACCCCGAGCTTGTGCTGACGGCGTCGAAGTCAATATCAGCAGCATCAAGGGAATCCAAATCCATCTTTATGTCAGAAATGGGAATGAAATCTGTGATGTTGTACAAGTCGTCCAGAGTGGCGTGTTCCACCGTCTGTTCATTGGAAAACTCATGTGAACTTTTCATTTCTGTTTTGATCTCTGTCTTAAAGTGAGGTGTGGTTGGAGATTCACTTACGGGAGAGCAGAGACCAGGCGACGCTAGACTCTGTGGAGTGTAGACGGATTCGTAAAGATCTTCCGGTTCCTGCTTTATTATGCTGGGactggagtgtgtgttgtggatggatgtgtgattgtgtgtggtcAGAGAGTTGGAACTGGTAGATGAAGTGGTTGAATGgtactgggaggtgacagaagggTTATAGGAGAAGGCTGGCTGGTCTTCGTACATTGAGGCACTCTCGGGAGAATCTGGGAGATCACATGGAGGGCTGTCGGGCACTTCTGGGGGGGACTGTGGGGTTAGTGCCATGGCACCATTCTGAGGCATCCTATGAGACCTCTTGAAGTCATCGTCGATGGTAATCTTAATGCCCAGTTTGTTGTGATCGACATCGAGACCATGAGTATGAGTGATGCGTGTGTTGCTGATCATATTCACCACATTCTTGGCCCGGTCCTTGGTCATGGTGTGGTCTTTGGCCTTCCCGATCTTTCCCCCATTCTTCTCTGTCACGCCTTTCAGCTGGGCTTTCTGTCCCTTCTTACGTGGGCGGTATTTGTAGTTGGGGTACTCGCGCATGTGCAGCTGCTTCAGACGCTCAGCTTCGTCACGGTAGGGCCTCCGCTGCTCCTCTGAAAGCAGCTTCCAGCGGCGTCCCAGCTGCTTGGAGATCTCCGCGTTGTGCATGTCAGGAGCGAACTTGATGATCTCCCGCCTCTCCATCTGTGACCACACCATGAAGGCGTTCATTGGCCGCTTGATGTGGTTGGGCGGATGTTTCTTAGTCTGGAAAAGACAAAAATAAAGATTTTTAGactgagcaaaaaaaaaaaaaaaatatatacagctTCTTTAAATGTCCTTTTTTAAAGCTagaaatttaaataaaaataagtGGAAGTGGAAATATAAGTTGCAATTACGTGTTATTTTCAGATtaattatacataatatataaatgtactcaaaacaaacacacacacacacacacacacacacacacacacacacacacacacacacacacacacacacacacacatatatatatatatatatatatatatatatatatatatatatatatatatatatatatatatgtcgtgccgaatatgtaaaactggtcaattagcaagaactcatttaaaattaagtcctttctgaaattttcttttatacgtttaaagatatatttttttcaataatgttgatgtaaaaatttataattttgcaccaaaaggaacttagaaaacttacctaaccttattataacaagaataatttattttagcctaacccaactaaatatattttagatttgtttacagtaatttaatactaatcaaacacagtgaaatatatttttttcgttaggttcagaattattttggcgaaattattgcatacacaaattttcgcttgtcctatatggcaagatgagcgttgctatttaagccaagatcgcaagttctgcctattcggcacgacatatatatatatatatatatatatatatatatatatatatatatatatatatatatatatatatatatatattacagtttTGTAAAGCCCATTTGTAAATTTTTAACAAAATTATTCATCTTCACTACTTCCAGATCTGGGCAAAATATTAATTAGCGATAGTTCCAAATTGAAAAAAAAGTCCCCTCCCCCTCCATTAATAATTGTGTTGACGTGTGCTCCCTGCCCCAGCCCATGgttgccacacacactgtcatctccccttccctcttccccctcctcccacctGCCAATCACGAGCTGTCATCACAAGGACTGACACACAGGAGCAGATGGCGAGGGGTCCCTAACCTCACCCCTCTCCATTCCCAATACTCCTCTTCAAGGCAACCTGTTGTCAGGGTCACTGCGAATCTTCTATACGTCACCTCCACCACCGGTGCACTTCCCTCATGGGTagtgtttcttgatgctggtgagaggg encodes the following:
- the LOC128695208 gene encoding transcription factor Sox-2-like yields the protein MLPFANYERVPAPISTPTVFGSMLVNDNSNTPYSDATQTKKHPPNHIKRPMNAFMVWSQMERREIIKFAPDMHNAEISKQLGRRWKLLSEEQRRPYRDEAERLKQLHMREYPNYKYRPRKKGQKAQLKGVTEKNGGKIGKAKDHTMTKDRAKNVVNMISNTRITHTHGLDVDHNKLGIKITIDDDFKRSHRMPQNGAMALTPQSPPEVPDSPPCDLPDSPESASMYEDQPAFSYNPSVTSQYHSTTSSTSSNSLTTHNHTSIHNTHSSPSIIKQEPEDLYESVYTPQSLASPGLCSPVSESPTTPHFKTEIKTEMKSSHEFSNEQTVEHATLDDLYNITDFIPISDIKMDLDSLDAADIDFDAVSTSSGSHFDFSSMTEETDHLLSDCGLSHTWIGSSSFLL